DNA from Candidatus Saccharimonadales bacterium:
TATTTTCCCAGGCTTGAAGTGACTTCGGGCGGGCTAGCAGCGCCGCGCGTAAGTCTGTCGACAATTTATGAACAGTTCCGCCGGAGATTTTTATGGCCATAAGTTTATTTTACAGCAAATTTGGTCCGGTTCGACAAGCTACGCGGTGGCGCTTGATTTCACCTCAGCGATTCGGGCGCGCACGGTATTTTGTAGGTGCGCAATAGCTTGCTCCTTGTTTTTGCGAGCATCTGTAATTATGTCAGGTGAATTTTTTAATTCGCTATGTGTATCACTCCAAAGCATCATCTCAACCATCGTTGGAATCAAGTCGATGCCACGCTCAGTTAAGATGTAAGTTTGTTTGGTTTTGCTTTTGCGCTCGGCGTCAAACTGTTTTTCAATAATTCCTGCATGCTCTAACATTTTTAATCGTTGTGCCAAAATGTTTGTGGCGATTTTTTCGTTGGATTCAAGCATTTCTTTGTAGGTCAACTTCCCCGAAAAAACCATGTCACGGACAATTAGTAAGCTCCACTTGTCGCCAAGTGTTTCCAAAGCAAAATTTAACGGACAGTCTGAACGAAGGCTTTGCAACATAACGTGATTTTAGCAAATTAACTTGCATTTTGCAAGTTTATAATGTAACCTGCAATACATAAGCTAAAAAAGTAGGAATTTTTATGGCAAAAAATACAGATCGTGCCGCGCTCACGACGCAAATTTTAATGCGAAAGGTAAGTTGTGAATAAAAAAGTAATTTTGTTTTTGGCATGTTTAGCGCAATTTATTGTAATTGTAGACCTTGCCATTGTTAACGTTGCTCTACCGACAATAGGCCAACAGATGTCGTTAACTTCAAGTGCACTGCAATGGATTGTAGTTGCTTACGGTCTATTTTTTGGTGGCTTTTTATTAATGGGCGGTCGCTTAGGCGATGTTCTGGGTCGCCGCAAAGTACTTTTGAGCGGTCTTACCTTGTTTACAGCAGCGTCTTTGGTGGCTGGATTTGCGGACTCTGCCCTTGTCTTGATTGCGGCCCGTGCTGTGCAAGGTCTGGGTGCGGCATTAATTGCGCCGTCAGCTTTAGGTATTCTAGCCTCGACGTTTGCCGAAGGTAAAGAACGCGCTAAAGCCTTGGGTGTTTTTGGTGCTGTTGGTGGCGCAGCCGGATCTGTTGGAGTTGTAGCAAGCGGTTTATTAACCGATGGTCCAGGTTGGCAGTGGATATTTTTTATCAACATCCCGCTTGGTGCTTTGTTGATTGCCTTAGCTTTGAAAAACTTACCCAAAGAGACACGTACTAAAAACGAACGCATCGATGTACTCGGTGCCGCGTCTGTTACAGGTGGACTTCTGGCCTTTATTTACGGATTAAACCATGCCGTCGAAGCCGGATGGACTTCGCCGCTGACTCTGGGTGCATTTGCAGTAGCCATCTTATTGTTTGTAGTTTTTTGGCGCAGTGAATCTCGCTCGAGTGACCCGCTTGTACCGTTTGCCGCGCTTAAAAATCGAACGTCGTCTGCTTCGTTACTGATCGGGCTGTTCACGTTCGGAGCGCTGTTTGCGTTCATATATATGACCTCGCTTTATATGCAGCAACAGCTCCACTTTTCGCCAACGCAAACTGGTGTAGCTTGGTTAGTAATGTCGGTGTCCTCGTTTGCGGCATCTATTTTTACTGGAGCTAAATTGCTTGGCCGGCTTTCTATTAAACAACTCTTATTTATAAGCTTGTCAGCAATGGTTGTAGGTGTGCTTTGGATTTTACGCGCACCGGCTGAACCTATGTTTATGCTAGATATCGTGCCTACACTTTTACTTATGGGAATTGGTGGTGGTATGGCGATCCCAGCCATTCAGGTTGGGGCACTGACTGGTGTCGAGCCTAAGCGTGTCGGCCTGATATCGGGCTTGGCCGAAACTACTCGTGAGCTTGGCGCCGTCGTCATTATCGCCGGTGTTACAACTGCGATTGTTATGCAAGATGCTTTACTGGCAGGATTTCGAGCTGGTTTTGCGGTAATTGCAAGTGCTGCGATTTTGGCGATCGTGATCGCTGCAGTCGTGTTCAGAAAAAAGTAATCTAAAAAATAACTAAATCAAAAAGACTTTCTGCAGTGGAAAGTCTTTTTGATTTTACTAACTAAAGATCCTTCGCCATTTCTGGTAGGCGCTTTCTTCGGTGGTTTGCGACGCGCTCCCTAGTTGAGCATCGGCTGGAACAGTATTTTCGGCCACCACCTTTCCCTAGGTCGATAAACGGTTTGCCGCAAATACAAATTCCGCAGACATTACGCTGCTTTTCGGCGAGTAAGATGGCAAGCGCGAATGCCGACGATGCCGCAAACCATTCTGCCCATGGCGCGTGATCGTTACTGTCGATGTGCAAGTGCCAGGGAGTTGCAGAATGAGCGCTTAGTCTAGGTTGGTGTGCGTAATCTCGGAGTAATTCATTTATTAAGTTGACTGCAAAGTCGGTCTTTTGAGTAATAAATATGGCGTATAGTCGTTTCGATGCGGCTTTTAATTCAATTAAATCGGTTTTAGTGATCTTGGGATTGGTCTCGCCGTAAACTTTGAGTATTTGCTCAACATCTCTTTCTGTTGAATGTGGCTGAACATGCAAAATATAAACCATATCAGCGGCGCGTTTCGCTGCGTGCGCGGTGGGTCCTAAAGAAAACTGATTTGCTTTTTCCATCGCCTCAGTATACTATTATGTAACATGAAAAAGCAACAAATACGTTACACATTAAAACACTACCTCCTAGGCGCTATTTCGGCTCGACTTGGCGACGAGATGACCGGTCAGGCGATCTTACTGCTTGGAATTTCGTTAGGCTCAGCAGCACTAGGCTCAACATTGCTTGCTGGGCTCACGTTTTCGGCTGCAATCGGAGGCCCTTTACTCGGTGCGGTTCTTGATCGCAGTGAGCGACCAGGGCGGACGTTGGCTCTTTCGCTAGGCTTGTATGCGGTCGGAATTGGGTTAATCGCTTGGTCGATTGGTCATGTTCCGGCTACAATATCGTTCGCGCTTGCTCTGTTGGCTGGTATTTTTATGCCTGCGATTTCGGGAGGGTGGTCTTCGCGACTAAAGTCCTTTAATCCTAAAGAGCACATGACGCGTGTTAGTGCCATAGACGCCGCCACTTTTAATATAGTTGGGCTGGCTGGCCCAGCTTTGGCGGGTATTATCGCTGGATGGCTTGGCGCGAGTTGGGCTGTGGCTGTGATCATTGCGCTACTAGTTGCCGCATTGCCCATGGCTTGGATTTTGCCTAAACACAAGATCGAATTCGAAAAACGAACATCATTTTTACAAGATGTTCTGTCTGGTTTAAAAATCATTGTTACTAATCGAGCTTTGTTTAGGGTTACACTTTTGTCGGTAATTTCTTACATGGGTATTGGTATGTTGTGGGTAATTTGTCCGTTAATTGGCTTGACTCAAACCGGAAGTGTTGGCTTTGGTGGAATTATGATGTCTGTGCTTTCGGTCGGGGCTCTAATCGCGACATCTCTTTATGCTAAGTGGCCGACGAAGTATAGTGCAGATTCTGTTGCGCTGACGACTACGATAATTTTGGCTACTGCTCTTTTGCTATTGGCTTTCGCGGGCAATGTTTTTGTGGTTTTGGCGGCCATGTTTGTTGCGGGCTTGGCCGACGGTCCTCAGCTAGCCGCGGTGTTTTCTGTACGTCATCGTGAGGCGCCGGAGCAGTTTAGGAGCCAAGTATTCACAACGGGCGCCAGTTTAAAAATTACTGCCGCCGCGGTAGGTGCACTTGTTGCCGGATATTTGGCCGAGCAATCGATTGTAGTGTCTGCGGTTCTAGCGGCAGGCGTTCAATTGTTGGCGGCGCTTTCGTACATTTTGGTTCGCAAGGCTAGACATTAGAGCCACGTAATTGGGATCGTTAGGAATTTCGAAACATATATCCATGCTTCGAGCAATGAGGGAAGAGCTAAGATTTCGACCATAAGCTTCGAAGAAATCGCCACAAACTCAGTAATGCGCGTTTTATACGGATGTAATCCTATCGGATTTAAATCACCAACGACAGTTTTAAAGGAGCCAAATTACAGGTACCATCAAAAAGTTGTGTAGTTTAGGCTAACAAAACACCTCCATCTACTACAACTTGTGACCCAGTCATATAAGATGACATATCTGAGGCTAAGAACAAGGCTACCTTTCCGATTTCGTCTGGCTCGCCAAATCGCTTCATTGGAATTTTTGCCGTAAAAGCCTCCATCCCGGGTGCTACTTTACCGTTTTTAGCGCCTGTCCCGGGTGTGATTATGCCGCCAGGTGCAATCGCATTAACACTAATGTTGTGCGGCGCGAGCTCTAATGCTACGTTTTTTGTGAATCCCCAGACTCCATGTTTTGATGCGTCGTAAGGGGCTAGGCCGATCATAGATGGATGAAGTGCGTCGATTGAAGTAATGTTGATAATTTTGCCAGCTAATCCCTTAGCGATCATATGTTTGCTAACAATTTTTGTTGTCATAAAGACGCTTCTTAGGTTGACGCTCATAATTCGGTCAAATTCTTCGGTGTTGAGCTCCGACATCGGCTTGATGGGGTAAATGCCGGCGTTATTAACGAGAATGTCGATCTTACCAAAAGCTGCGATTGTCATCTGACACATGTTATCTATGTCCTGTTCTTTGGCGACGTCCGCTAGCGTGTAGCTTATTTTCCAGCCTTTGGGGTCGAGCTTGCTTTTGGCTTCATCTAGGTTAGCCTGATTGACATCGGCAATCATTACATTGGCGCCAGCCTCGGCTAAACGGTAAGCTATTCCAAAGCCAATGCCTACGCCTGCGCCTGTTACAACTGCACTTTTACCATTTAAGTTTAAAAGCTCAGTTTTCATTTTTAAGATCCTTAAAAATATTTTTATCACCAGCGTTGTGACCTTTGTAATGCGCTAGCCGTGCGGTAAGGAGTTTAATACTGATCACTTGGTAAGATCCGGCCCTTATTTTTGCAAGAGGCGGCAACCAGTCTGCTGAGTTTGCGTAAATCTTAGACATTTCTCTCATAACCTGATCGATTATTCTGACATCATTTACTACTGAGACATCACCGCTGAGCTGCAAGCTACTATTGTCCGACGAGTCAACGATAGTTACCGAGACCATAGGGTTTTCTTGTATATTCTTGAATTTTTGAGTCTCGGTTTTTGTAATAAAGTAAAGCTGGTCGATTGATTTAGCGTAAATATAAATTGCTGCACCGAACGGCCTACTGCTTTTGCCTGTAGTGCCCAAAACGGCTACAGGGTGGTCCTTTATGTAGTTTACAATTTCCTGCTGGGTGGGCATTTCAATCTCCTTTGTTGCAAATGGGCGTCTAAAATTAGTTTATTACATTATGTTACTGCGGGCTAATTTTGACGGTTATTACCGCGAGACTGAAATAGTTGCACCGTTTTCAGCGTCTGGTGCGGCGACGGTTACGATATCGTTAGAGTCCACTGCAACAGTGTATCCGGTATTGTCTGTGGTGCCGCCGCTAGGATCGAGTGGGATATCTTTTATGTAATTTGCGAGTGGTGTTGCTAAATTGTCGCAGGTTCCGCATGTCCCTATGTCGGTTACTGCTTGACCAGCCGTTAGGCCCGTTGGTAGTGTTCCGTCATTATCAACGATGTATTCATGAATCGCCGTCAAAACTGTATTAACGTCACTCCATCGCCTAGAGTTTCGAGAATCAGCAAAACGTCGGGCTGGATCGTACGAGACTAGAGCTATAGAAGCTAGAATTCCGATAACCGTTATAACTATTAATAATTCTAGAATTGTAAAACCTTTTTTACTTTTCATCTTTAATCTCCTTTTACTTTAAACAAAATGTGCTTGGGCTATTTTTTCATGGCCCCTCCTGCCAGTCTAGGATGTTGACCGTAGTGTTCCGTTCGGCTATAACATGTAGGTTTTTGGTGTAATCTTGATAACTCCCTGCAACTTTAAAGTCCCATATATTGCCAGTGTGTGAGTTAAGAGTGATCGTACAGGTTGTTGTGGGCGTTATGATGTTTGCCGGAAGTGAATTATTTGCGCGCAGATACAATAAAACATCTTCGGTGCAACCTTCGACGGCACTTAGGGTTTTGTAAGAAACCGCCATGGTTCGTGATGATTGCAGGCTATTTATAGACGAAGCAGTCAACGTTATTGTGATTATTGTTAAAATCGCAGTTAAAACTATAACGCTAATTATTGCAACGTAACCCTTTTGCATTATTCGGCCCTCACTTCGCTGGCAGAAGTTAGTGTTTGGCTCGCCTTAAATTCACTGCGATCGCCGGTTAACTCACCACCAATTGTGAACTTGATGTTGTTTGAGTTGCCGTGGCTTAAGTTTTCAAAGCTCAAGGTAGCATTAACATCCTGTGGTGTTAAATTGCATGGGTTGGTTGCCGGGCAGGGGGCGGAACTTCCCCATCCGATTCGTACACGGCCAGAGCTTAAGTCTATTACTGTTGGGTTGCGGGCTGCGTCGAGCGAAGCCAAAGAGACCGAGGTCGGGGTAACTGAATTTATTGCGCTTGCGGCTCTAATTTCGAGCTCAATTCGACTGCTTGCAAACCGCAAAGAATTGCTAAGCTTTTGTTGAGTTTGGCTTTTACTGCTAGTGTAGATAGCATCCCAGCCAAAAATAACCGCCGACAGAACCAAAATGCTGACTAACCCCACGTAAAGAATTACTTCGATAAATGTAAAACCTGATTTTTTCATTGTGGCCCCGCTACGATTAATTCTGCAGAATTATCATCAGTAACGGCGTAAAGACGATCTTGGCCTGCGGAATAACTTACGCCATTGATATCGGCGCTAGTGTTGAGTGAGCCGAGTAGAACTGGCGTGGTTAAAGCTGTGTGGTTGATAACCTGGAGCTCCATAGTGTTTTCGTCGGTTGCAGCAAACAAGTAGTTGTTACTGTTAAAAAGTTCTAAGTCGTTAACGCTAGCTTGCGCGTTAAAAGTGCTGATCTGCACTGGTGAGGCTGGCGTTGTTACATCGATGTAGTGAACTAGGCCGCCTACCCGGCCAATAATTGCCGTATTAGAAAAGCTTGTGACCGATAGCGCATCGACGTTTCCTGAGGCGTCAAACGAGCTGGTTAAGCTGGGAGTGGTCGGAGTTGTTACGTTTATAATTTGCAACTCGGCGTTATTACCAGAGGTTGCAGCGTAAGCGTAGGTTTGGTCTGGTTTTACGAAGATGTCGTTGACTGAATTGGTTCCTAGGCTTAAAGTGCCCAGTAACGTAGGCGAAGAAGGCGTAGTTATATCGATTGTCAAGAAGCTGCCCGCTCTACCAAGGTAGGCGATATTGCCAACTGCATATACGCTAAGGCCATTAGCGTTTCCGGATGCGTTAAAACTACCAATTAAAGATGGGCTTGCGGGGTTGGAAATGTCAACAATCTGGAGCTCCTGAGAGTTAGAGCTAGAGCTTACTAGCGCAGTCGAGCCAATTACATAAAGGTTTGTCGGTGCGTTGCTTAAAGTTAAGCTGCCGACAACGCTTGGGCTTGCGGGGTTGCTAATGTCCACTGCATAAAAGTTTGTTCCACTACTGGCTATAACGAAAGCATAGTTGCCCTTAACCTGAACCTTTAGGCCATTATTGTTACCACTTAAATTAAGACTCCCAACTTGCTGAGGCGTGGCCCACCCGCTGGTGATTGCCTTTGCGAAGTTAGTTAAGTACGTGATGAACGAAACCGAATTAGTTCGTGTTGGTGAAAAGTTCCAGGTGACGGTTGAGGTTACTTTAAATAAGTCTGGGTCTGCTGTTCCGCCGCTGTCAACTATTTCGTTGCCGCTCCCGCGCTGACCAGGAGTAAGATTTACCTGGCGCGTGAACTTGCCAATAGCTTGACTAGTTCCTGCAAATTCCCAAAAGCCGTTCGTGGTGGTTAGGCCGTGGTCGCCCGGGGTGAGGTTGTTCCAATTTTGAGCACGAATTGATCTTGTAGCTTCGATCGCCTCCTGTGATAAGTCTTTAGCTACTCCCAGCTCTTGCTCGAGTCGGTTGACGGATAAGCTGTGTAATATTGCGGTGGTACCACCCGCAAAAGCCACTGTAAATATTCCTATAGCGACGATTACCTCGATAATACTAAATCCAAAAATGCGCCGCATCAATTATCCTCTAGTGTGCCTACCGGGCTTAAGGTTAGGTTGATCGAACGATTATCGCCGCTAACTGTTAATGATAACGTTTGCGATGGTTCGCCGCGTGGGCTATTGAAGCTTACGTCGCTAAGGCCCGTAACATTCACGCTTTGCGGAATCGAAAAATCCTCACTAAAAGCAGGCGAAGAGCAACTGCTGCTATAAAGTCTGATGGTACTGGAAGTCTGGCAAACACCCCATGGCCCGCTACCCTTATTTGACATGGCATATGACTGAGCTTTAAGGAGGTAGCTTTTTAATATCCCAACTGTCGATATAAATTGCTGTTGTCTGAGTGAATTTGCCGCAAATGGCGCGGTTGCTGTCGCCAGTATGGCAATAAGCGCGATAACCAAAATTACTTCTAAAAAACTCACACCTTTCATATTGATAAACTATAAGTTAGGTTGTAAATCGGGCTAAGTAGCGCGATCGCGAACAACCCCACGCTGACCCCCAAAATAAGAATAAGTACAGGCTCAATGGTTGTGGATATGTTTCTTATCGAATCGTTGACTTCTTCGCGGTAAAAACTTGATAGATATATGAGGTTTTCGTCGAGATTACCACTCTTTTCGCCTACCACAATCATTCTGGTTACTAGTGGTGGGTAAAGATTATGGTTGTCAATTTTAGCTATACTTTTACTGATCGAGGTTCCAGATTTTAGGAGTTTAGCGATTTTCTCGAGACTATCACGATATTCTTTGTTAGTTAGGGTTGGTGCTGTTGTCTCTATGGATGTGGCAACAGGTAGGCCACTCTTAAGAAGTGTGCCAAGGTTTCGTGAAAGTCGCTCTAACTGAGATGATCTAACAACGTCGCGGATGATCGGCAGGTTTAGTAGTGTACTTTGCCACCACGGGGAAAGAATAGTGCGAGCTAAAATTACGAATAGAGAAACCAGGACAATTAAACCGATAATTATAGAAATGCCGTAGTCGCTCAAAAAGCCTAAGAAATTTAGTAAAAATTTGGTCGAGGTTGGAACCGATTCGAACGCCTGCGAGAATTCGATCAATCGCGGAAAAACAATAACGCTCACGATAATTCCAACGACGACAAGAGTTACCAGTATGATTGCTGGATAAATCAGAGCCCCTCCGATTCGTGTTTTTAGCCGATATTCGTTCTCGAGTTGCTGCGCTAAAAAAGCTAAGTTCTCGTTAAGTGACCCCGTTGCTTCACCCGAGGCAACAACGCTTGTGTAAAAGTCATCGAAGATTTTAGGGTACTTTTTTATTGATTTGGTCAGTGTTTGCCCGTTGTTGATGCTATCGGCTATGCCGCCGAGTGCGATTTTAAGCTGTTTTGATTTTGTTTGCTCTTGCAGAGTTTTTAGAGAATCAACCGGCGAAATTCCACTTTTTAGCATTAAAGATAAGTGTCTTGTAACCAACATTTTTTCTTTTAACAGATTCCGCGTGCCAAAAAGTTCGTTCACATTACTTCCTTTATGATCCCCAAAATTTCGTCCAAACTAGTAATACCCTGTCTAACTTTATTCAGGCCATCTTCTATAAGTGGTTGCATCCCATTTTTTATGGCGAGATCGCGAATGACCTGAGTGTCTTTTTTGTCGGTAATAGCTTTACGAATTTCTTTGTTAGTTTCGAGTACTTCAAAAATTCCTGTCCGACCGCGGTATCCTGTATTAAAACAAACTGAGCAACCCTTACCTTTATATGCGCTAAGCTCGGAGATGCTTGAACCAAAGTACTTTTCAATTTCCTTTTTTTCATCGGCAGTAATCTCGTGTGTTACTCGACAATTTCGACATAGACTACGGACTAATCTTTGTGC
Protein-coding regions in this window:
- a CDS encoding CGNR zinc finger domain-containing protein; translated protein: MEKANQFSLGPTAHAAKRAADMVYILHVQPHSTERDVEQILKVYGETNPKITKTDLIELKAASKRLYAIFITQKTDFAVNLINELLRDYAHQPRLSAHSATPWHLHIDSNDHAPWAEWFAASSAFALAILLAEKQRNVCGICICGKPFIDLGKGGGRKYCSSRCSTRERVANHRRKRLPEMAKDL
- a CDS encoding SDR family NAD(P)-dependent oxidoreductase translates to MKTELLNLNGKSAVVTGAGVGIGFGIAYRLAEAGANVMIADVNQANLDEAKSKLDPKGWKISYTLADVAKEQDIDNMCQMTIAAFGKIDILVNNAGIYPIKPMSELNTEEFDRIMSVNLRSVFMTTKIVSKHMIAKGLAGKIINITSIDALHPSMIGLAPYDASKHGVWGFTKNVALELAPHNISVNAIAPGGIITPGTGAKNGKVAPGMEAFTAKIPMKRFGEPDEIGKVALFLASDMSSYMTGSQVVVDGGVLLA
- a CDS encoding MFS transporter; protein product: MNKKVILFLACLAQFIVIVDLAIVNVALPTIGQQMSLTSSALQWIVVAYGLFFGGFLLMGGRLGDVLGRRKVLLSGLTLFTAASLVAGFADSALVLIAARAVQGLGAALIAPSALGILASTFAEGKERAKALGVFGAVGGAAGSVGVVASGLLTDGPGWQWIFFINIPLGALLIALALKNLPKETRTKNERIDVLGAASVTGGLLAFIYGLNHAVEAGWTSPLTLGAFAVAILLFVVFWRSESRSSDPLVPFAALKNRTSSASLLIGLFTFGALFAFIYMTSLYMQQQLHFSPTQTGVAWLVMSVSSFAASIFTGAKLLGRLSIKQLLFISLSAMVVGVLWILRAPAEPMFMLDIVPTLLLMGIGGGMAIPAIQVGALTGVEPKRVGLISGLAETTRELGAVVIIAGVTTAIVMQDALLAGFRAGFAVIASAAILAIVIAAVVFRKK
- a CDS encoding prepilin-type N-terminal cleavage/methylation domain-containing protein, with translation MKGVSFLEVILVIALIAILATATAPFAANSLRQQQFISTVGILKSYLLKAQSYAMSNKGSGPWGVCQTSSTIRLYSSSCSSPAFSEDFSIPQSVNVTGLSDVSFNSPRGEPSQTLSLTVSGDNRSINLTLSPVGTLEDN
- a CDS encoding pyridoxamine 5'-phosphate oxidase family protein; its protein translation is MPTQQEIVNYIKDHPVAVLGTTGKSSRPFGAAIYIYAKSIDQLYFITKTETQKFKNIQENPMVSVTIVDSSDNSSLQLSGDVSVVNDVRIIDQVMREMSKIYANSADWLPPLAKIRAGSYQVISIKLLTARLAHYKGHNAGDKNIFKDLKNEN
- a CDS encoding MFS transporter; the encoded protein is MKKQQIRYTLKHYLLGAISARLGDEMTGQAILLLGISLGSAALGSTLLAGLTFSAAIGGPLLGAVLDRSERPGRTLALSLGLYAVGIGLIAWSIGHVPATISFALALLAGIFMPAISGGWSSRLKSFNPKEHMTRVSAIDAATFNIVGLAGPALAGIIAGWLGASWAVAVIIALLVAALPMAWILPKHKIEFEKRTSFLQDVLSGLKIIVTNRALFRVTLLSVISYMGIGMLWVICPLIGLTQTGSVGFGGIMMSVLSVGALIATSLYAKWPTKYSADSVALTTTIILATALLLLAFAGNVFVVLAAMFVAGLADGPQLAAVFSVRHREAPEQFRSQVFTTGASLKITAAAVGALVAGYLAEQSIVVSAVLAAGVQLLAALSYILVRKARH
- a CDS encoding helix-turn-helix domain-containing protein, with product MLQSLRSDCPLNFALETLGDKWSLLIVRDMVFSGKLTYKEMLESNEKIATNILAQRLKMLEHAGIIEKQFDAERKSKTKQTYILTERGIDLIPTMVEMMLWSDTHSELKNSPDIITDARKNKEQAIAHLQNTVRARIAEVKSSATA
- a CDS encoding type II secretion system F family protein — encoded protein: MNELFGTRNLLKEKMLVTRHLSLMLKSGISPVDSLKTLQEQTKSKQLKIALGGIADSINNGQTLTKSIKKYPKIFDDFYTSVVASGEATGSLNENLAFLAQQLENEYRLKTRIGGALIYPAIILVTLVVVGIIVSVIVFPRLIEFSQAFESVPTSTKFLLNFLGFLSDYGISIIIGLIVLVSLFVILARTILSPWWQSTLLNLPIIRDVVRSSQLERLSRNLGTLLKSGLPVATSIETTAPTLTNKEYRDSLEKIAKLLKSGTSISKSIAKIDNHNLYPPLVTRMIVVGEKSGNLDENLIYLSSFYREEVNDSIRNISTTIEPVLILILGVSVGLFAIALLSPIYNLTYSLSI
- a CDS encoding type II secretion system protein, with protein sequence MKSKKGFTILELLIVITVIGILASIALVSYDPARRFADSRNSRRWSDVNTVLTAIHEYIVDNDGTLPTGLTAGQAVTDIGTCGTCDNLATPLANYIKDIPLDPSGGTTDNTGYTVAVDSNDIVTVAAPDAENGATISVSR